In one Tripterygium wilfordii isolate XIE 37 chromosome 22, ASM1340144v1, whole genome shotgun sequence genomic region, the following are encoded:
- the LOC119991470 gene encoding zinc finger BED domain-containing protein RICESLEEPER 2-like — MTSECLEVYSIEKNNLRKALRGQRVCLTTDTWTSVQNLNYMCLTGHFIDSDWIMHKRILNFCIVEDHKGSTLGKIVETCLLGWGIDKILTLTVDNASSNNLLIDFLKKKMKSRKCTLLNHELLHVRCCAHILNLIVCDGLKDMDECIVKVRNAVKWVRSSPQRSKLFKLCAEKEKLSCKHNLVLDVPTRWNYTYEMLERAESYQKAFERLEEEDTSFLRAAAYEDEHCEGGRRILFGVPNADDWDKVRLFAKFLKLFYDATLRFSGTKFVTANSFAMELLTIQDTIEHECNGGNVC, encoded by the coding sequence ATGACTTCAGAGTGCCTTGAAGTGTATTCGATTGAGAAGAATAATTTGAGAAAGGCTCTTAGAGGGCAACGTGTCTGTCTCACTACAGACACATGGACCTCTGTCCAAAACTTGAATTACATGTGTCTCACAGGACACTTCATTGATAGTGATTGGATCATGCATAAACGAATTCTGAATTTTTGCATTGTAGAAGATCACAAGGGTTCAACACTTGGAAAAATTGTGGAAACATGCTTACTGGGTTGGGGAATAGATAAGATTCTTACTCTTACTGTTGACAATGCATCCTCAAATAActtgttgattgatttcttgaagaaaaagatgaaatctAGAAAATGCACTTTATTGAATCATGAATTATTGCATGTGAGATGTTGTGCACATATCTTAAATCTTATTGTTTGCGATGGATTAAAAGATATGGATGAGTGCATAGTCAAGGTAAGAAATGCAGTGAAATGGGTTAGGTCATCTCCACAAAGATCAAAACTTTTTAAATTATgtgcagaaaaagaaaagttgtcatgcaaacataatttggttttaGATGTGCCTACAAGGTGGAATTACACTTATGAAATGTTAGAGAGGGCTGAGAGTTACCAAAAAGCTTTTGAAAGATTAGAGGAGGAAGATACCAGCTTTTTACGTGCAGCCGCTTATGAGGATGAGCATTGTGAGGGAGGAAGGAGAATTCTTTTTGGGGTTCCTAACGCTGATGATTGGGATAAAGTGAGGTTGTTTGCCAAGTTTCTTAAGCTTTTCTATGATGCAACTTTGCGCTTTTCAGGCACTAAATTTGTCACAGCTAATAGTTTTGCTATGGAATTGTTGACAATTCAAGATACAATTGAGCACGAGTGCAATGGTGGAAATGTGTGTTGA
- the LOC119990800 gene encoding protein IRX15-LIKE-like, whose amino-acid sequence MKNNVNTKLILLHPSIHKSNGGGGGGSLSSHRLWFLFVITFFTLAFAFTLFTTTIPISATTSSAESDSVSTPLPPSVASALLHYAATVNATDGMTASELSAIAGVIHRCSPCNLLVFGLTHESLLWKSLNFHGRTIFLDENQYWVSEFEREHPEIEAYDVQYTTKVREMPELLLIAKSQARTECRPVQNLLFSDCKVGINDLPNHIYDIAWDVIVVDGPSGFSPKSPGRMSAIFTAGVLARSKKGGHKTTHVFVHDFGREMERVCTEEFLCEENLVETVESLGHFVLERMESNSFQFCKNTTSLHSSSSSLMDEDEDDDWFSIAVCLVRKGGKATILE is encoded by the exons atgaagaataacgTCAACACCAAGCTCATACTTCTACACCCTTCAATCCACAAATCAaacggaggaggaggaggaggaagtcTCTCTTCACATCGTCTCTGGTTTCTCTTTGTGATCACATTTTTCACATTAGCATTCGCTTTCACTCTTTTCACCACTACAATCCCCATCTCCGCCACTACTTCCTCCGCCGAGAGTGACTCCGTTTCCACCCCTCTACCTCCCTCCGTCGCCTCCGCACTTCTGCACTACGCCGCCACTGTCAACGCCACCGACGGGATGACGGCCTCAGAGCTCTCCGCCATTGCCGGCGTCATCCACCGTTGCTCGCCCTGTAATTTGCTAGTTTTTGGACTCACTCACGAGAGTCTTCTATGGAAATCGTTGAATTTCCATGGACGCACGATCTTCCTCGACGAGAACCAGTACTGGGTCTCGGAATTTGAGCGAGAACACCCAGAAATTGAGGCATACGATGTTCAGTACACAACAAAAGTCAGAGAGATGCCGGAACTTCTTTTGATTGCGAAATCACAAGCGAGAACAGAGTGTAGACCCGTACAGAACCTTCTGTTCTCGGATTGCAAGGTTGGGATCAACGATTTGCCGAATCACATATACGACATCGCTTGGGATGTGATTGTAGTGGACGGGCCAAGTGGGTTTTCTCCGAAGTCACCGGGGAGGATGTCGGCGATATTCACCGCGGGAGTGCTGGCGAGGAGCAAGAAGGGTGGGCACAAGACGACGCATGTGTTTGTGCACGATTTTGGTAGGGAAATGGAGAGGGTGTGCACTGAAGAGTTTCTGTGTGAGGAGAATTTGGTGGAGACTGTAGAATCCTTGGGGCATTTTGTGCTGGAAAGAATGGAGAGCAatagttttcaattttgtaaGAATACGACGTCGTTACATTCATCGTCATCGTCGTTAatggatgaagatgaggatgatga TTGGTTTTCGATTGCTGTTTGTTTGGTAAGGAAAGGGGGGAAAGCAACCATTTTAGAGTGA